DNA sequence from the Sulfurimonas sp. HSL3-1 genome:
TACCCTATGCCGCGGCGGTTCTTGATGATGTCCGCGGGGAGTTTTTTGCGCAGGTTGTTGATCTGGACCCGGATGTTGGCGGGGTCGACATACTCGCCCCACACTTCGTCCTGGAACATCGCCATGGAGACGGCCTGGTTCGTATGGCGCAGCAGGACTTCCAGGATGTCGTTCTCCGTCTTGCTCAGCGTAATCGGCTCCTCTTTGTAACTCAGCTGCATCCGTTTCGTATCGTAGAGCAGATCCGGGGCGAGTTCGATCGCTTCGCTGTGCTTGTAGTAGTAGCTGCGCAGCGCATGTTCGATGCGCAGCTGCAGCTCGGTGAGGTCGAAGGGCTTGCGGATGTAATCGCAGCAGCCGCGCTTGTACCCCTCTTCGAGGTCCTTGGTCTGCGTCCGGGCGGTGATGAAGATGGCCGGGGTCTCGTTGCCCTCGGCACGCAGGGTCTTGAGCAGTTCGAATCCGCTGAGGCCGGGGACGTTCACATCGAACAAGAAAAGGTCAAAATGGGTCGCGCAGGCGGCGTCGAAAGCGTCGTCGCCGTTGGCGTAGGTCTCGACGTTGAAATCAAGATCCTCCAGAAACTCCTCGATGCTGACGCGCAGCGCGTATTCATCTTCCAGCAGCAGAATCTTCATCGTATCTCTCCTTCGATCTTCCGGGCGAGTTTGTAGTGGAGCATCAGGGCGATCAGCTCCTCTTTGGTGTAGGTGGAAAGTATGTCCCGCGCCTCCTCCATAAAGAGTTCCCGGTCCTCCTCGGGGACGGTGTCCTTGAGCGAGAGCAGGGCCTTGTCGTATCCGCTGTGGTAGACCTTGTTGTCGTACTGCTCTTTCTTGACGATGTCGTAGAGGTTGTTCCGCGAGAACGCGAGCAGGAAAGAGAGGTCCTCCCCGCTGCGGGCAAAGTGCTCGATGCTCTGTTTGGGCATGACGAAGACGAAGGCGCCGATGGTCTCGCCGTCGCCGTTGCGCATCGGTTCGAAGAAGATGTACTTGTTCTCCCGCAGCATGATCCGTTCTTTGCGCAGCTGTTTCATGTCCAGGCGCTGCAGGACCTTGAGGTTGATGTTGTTGTAGCGGCGGTTGCCGACGAGATACCAGGCGACGGAGGGGTTGTTCTGCATCAAAACGGCGGTGTTGTAGTAGCTGTCGTCGAGCAGGGCGTAGAGGTCGATCCCGAACTTGTGGAAGAAGTCGGTACTGGCGTCGAAGAACTTCAGCACTTCGACAAAACCGATGAGCTCCCCCTCTTCGTACATGGGGACGGTCGCCTTGATCCCCAGACGTCGTCCGACTTCGATGGAGGAGCGCGGTTTCTTGTGCAGCATGATCTCTTCGAGGTCGCGGCGGTAGGTATCGAGCGGCATCCCCGAAAAGAGATTGTCGGCATCCCAGCTGCGGGCGAAGAGGCGCGAATCCGCGGTAATGATCTGAGCCCGCACGAGTTCGGAGGTGTTTGTCTGCACCGATTTGATCATCCGTTTGAGGAGGGCGAAGCCCGCTTCGTCGTCATCTTCTTTGAGGGCATGCCGGAGGGAGTCGTTCTCCGAGAGGATCAGCGCAAACCGCAGGGCATCCTCCTTCTCGTTGCGCAGCTCC
Encoded proteins:
- a CDS encoding response regulator transcription factor, whose product is MKILLLEDEYALRVSIEEFLEDLDFNVETYANGDDAFDAACATHFDLFLFDVNVPGLSGFELLKTLRAEGNETPAIFITARTQTKDLEEGYKRGCCDYIRKPFDLTELQLRIEHALRSYYYKHSEAIELAPDLLYDTKRMQLSYKEEPITLSKTENDILEVLLRHTNQAVSMAMFQDEVWGEYVDPANIRVQINNLRKKLPADIIKNRRGIGYIIER
- a CDS encoding cache domain-containing protein, with the protein product MKLFSRNNLLFAVPFFLIILLLIMTIEVFNREVAWQVIDEVSDQLSLSLRTELRNEKEDALRFALILSENDSLRHALKEDDDEAGFALLKRMIKSVQTNTSELVRAQIITADSRLFARSWDADNLFSGMPLDTYRRDLEEIMLHKKPRSSIEVGRRLGIKATVPMYEEGELIGFVEVLKFFDASTDFFHKFGIDLYALLDDSYYNTAVLMQNNPSVAWYLVGNRRYNNINLKVLQRLDMKQLRKERIMLRENKYIFFEPMRNGDGETIGAFVFVMPKQSIEHFARSGEDLSFLLAFSRNNLYDIVKKEQYDNKVYHSGYDKALLSLKDTVPEEDRELFMEEARDILSTYTKEELIALMLHYKLARKIEGEIR